The window CCTTTTTCAGAAATATCCTTTTCATCAATTACAATTACATTTTTAGTTGATTTCAATTTTTCAACTTCTATATAATCAGGACTGATAACACTTTTTCCTAAAGTAACATCATCAGCTAAAGCTAAAGCAGATAATGCTAAATAAAACAACAATAAACCTTTTTTCATCTTTCCCCCTCAATTGAGACATCCTTATATTTAGGATATCAAATTATATTTGTGAAGTCATTATACTATTTATATGAAAGAAAAACTATTGAAAATACACAAACTAAGAGTAAAAATACACATTATTTAGAGTATAGATCCCAGATTACTTAGAAATGCAAAGTATTTTTAGCTTGAATTATTTGACAAATAGCGCAAAAAGTAGTATCCTAGGTGAAGTTAGTTTTGACTAACGATAGAAATGTTGTTTTAAATTAAGGATTAAGGAGAAGGAAATGTTTAAGGTTAGATATAAATCACATCATGATGTAAAAAATATAATAGATGATTTATTAAAAAGAAAAATGGCGACTAATATAGGATTTAATAAAATATTGAATTCTAAAACAGGAAAAAGAGAATGTGGAATATACATACATACTCCATATTGCGATAAAATATGTTCTTTTTGCAATATGAATAGGAAACAATTAAATAATAATTTGGATGATTATACAGATTATTTATGCAAAGAATTAAAAAAATATGGTGAAAAAAAATATGTTCAAGAAAAAGAAATTTCAGTTGTTTTTTTTGGAGGAGGAACACCAACAATATATAAAGCTAATCAGTTAGAAAAAATTCTTTTTAACTTAAAAGAAAATTTTAGCTTTTCTAAAGATTATGAAATAACTTTTGAAAGCACTATTCATAATTTAAGCTTAGAAAAATTAAAAATTATGGAAAAGTATGGTGTTAATAGGATAAGTATTGGAGTTCAAACCTTTTCAGATAGAGGAAGAAAATTATTAAATAGAACCTATGATAAAAAAACAGTTATTGAAAAATTAAAAAATATTAGAAATAATTTTAGTGGGTTACTTTGTATAGATATTATTTATAATTATCCAGGGGAAACTTTAGAAGAAGTAGAAGAGGATGCAAGAATTTTGTGTGAGCTAGGATTGGATAGTTCTAGTTTCTATTCTCTTATGATACAAGAGGGATCGAAAATTGCAAAGGCAAGAAATGAAGAAGAAATTATATTTAAATATAATCTTGAAAGAGATAAAGAATTACACGATAGATTTTTAGAGATAACATCTAAAAATGGCTATGAAGTATTGGAACATACTAAAATATCAAATGGAAAAGATTCTTATAAATATATAGACAACATAAACAGAGCTAAAAATTTACTTGCAATTGGTACAGGTGCAGGGGGAAGAGTTGA of the Fusobacterium sp. JB019 genome contains:
- a CDS encoding coproporphyrinogen-III oxidase family protein, whose amino-acid sequence is MFKVRYKSHHDVKNIIDDLLKRKMATNIGFNKILNSKTGKRECGIYIHTPYCDKICSFCNMNRKQLNNNLDDYTDYLCKELKKYGEKKYVQEKEISVVFFGGGTPTIYKANQLEKILFNLKENFSFSKDYEITFESTIHNLSLEKLKIMEKYGVNRISIGVQTFSDRGRKLLNRTYDKKTVIEKLKNIRNNFSGLLCIDIIYNYPGETLEEVEEDARILCELGLDSSSFYSLMIQEGSKIAKARNEEEIIFKYNLERDKELHDRFLEITSKNGYEVLEHTKISNGKDSYKYIDNINRAKNLLAIGTGAGGRVEDIEYYNLNKMVTFYSRDSEFKYNLKKLSGIMQFKSVNLSEIQELSGRYYGEVYELLKEYEIKGLIKLEKETYTYTKAGVFWGNSITAEVVKMIINLEKGK